A single Symbiobacterium thermophilum IAM 14863 DNA region contains:
- the rpsH gene encoding 30S ribosomal protein S8, with the protein MVVSDPIADLLTRIRNANLAYHDRVDVPGSKMKKAIVQIMKDEGFIRDFEWIDNGHQGVIRIYLKYGPNKTRVISGLRRISKPGLRVYAKRDQIPRVLGGLGIAILSTSKGVMTDKQARQQGLGGEVLCYIW; encoded by the coding sequence ATGGTCGTCTCCGATCCGATTGCTGACCTTCTGACCCGGATCCGGAACGCGAACCTGGCCTACCATGACCGCGTCGATGTTCCCGGGTCCAAGATGAAGAAGGCCATTGTGCAGATCATGAAGGATGAAGGCTTCATCCGTGACTTCGAGTGGATCGACAACGGTCACCAGGGCGTGATCCGGATCTACCTGAAGTACGGTCCCAATAAGACGAGGGTCATCTCGGGCCTGCGGCGGATCTCCAAGCCCGGCCTGCGGGTCTACGCCAAGCGCGATCAGATCCCCCGGGTGCTCGGCGGCCTGGGTATCGCCATCCTGTCCACGTCCAAGGGCGTCATGACGGACAAGCAGGCCCGTCAGCAGGGCCTCGGCGGCGAGGTTCTCTGCTACATCTGGTAA
- a CDS encoding type Z 30S ribosomal protein S14, with amino-acid sequence MAKTSLKVKAARPQKFKVRAYNRCKLCGRPRAYMRKFGLCRHCFRKLAHEGQIPGIRKASW; translated from the coding sequence GTGGCAAAGACTTCCTTGAAAGTCAAGGCAGCGCGTCCGCAGAAGTTCAAGGTGCGGGCCTACAACCGCTGCAAGCTTTGCGGCCGTCCCCGGGCGTACATGCGGAAGTTTGGCCTCTGCCGGCACTGCTTCCGCAAGCTGGCGCACGAGGGCCAGATTCCCGGCATTCGCAAGGCGAGCTGGTAG
- the rplE gene encoding 50S ribosomal protein L5 → MANLKTKYQQEVAPALQKQFNYKNVMMIPRLEKIVINVGLGEAVQNAKALDAAVADIAAIAGQRPVITRAKKSISSFKIRTGMPIGCKVTLRGERMWDFLEKLIYVALPRVRDFRGVSPKSFDGRGNYALGLKEQLLFPEIDYDKVDKIRGMDVIIVTTAKTDEEAKALLKGLGMPFAER, encoded by the coding sequence TTGGCCAACCTGAAGACGAAGTACCAGCAGGAGGTTGCTCCTGCGCTTCAAAAGCAGTTCAACTACAAGAACGTGATGATGATCCCCCGGCTGGAGAAGATCGTCATCAACGTCGGCCTGGGCGAGGCCGTGCAGAACGCCAAGGCGCTGGACGCCGCCGTCGCGGACATCGCCGCCATCGCCGGCCAGCGGCCGGTCATCACGCGGGCGAAGAAGTCCATCTCCTCGTTCAAGATCCGGACGGGAATGCCCATCGGCTGCAAGGTGACCCTGCGGGGCGAGCGCATGTGGGACTTCCTCGAGAAGCTGATCTACGTCGCTCTTCCCCGTGTGCGTGACTTCCGCGGCGTCTCCCCGAAGTCGTTTGACGGCCGCGGCAACTACGCCCTGGGTCTGAAGGAGCAGCTGCTGTTCCCGGAGATCGACTATGACAAGGTCGACAAGATTCGCGGCATGGACGTGATCATCGTCACGACCGCCAAGACCGACGAAGAGGCGAAGGCCTTGCTGAAGGGGCTGGGCATGCCCTTCGCGGAGCGCTAA
- the rplX gene encoding 50S ribosomal protein L24: MHVKKDEIVVVITGKDKGKQGKVLRVLPKENRVVVEGVNVVKKHTKPSAKNPNGGIIEMEAPIHASNVMSLAKIEAKKAKKKG; encoded by the coding sequence GTGCACGTCAAGAAAGACGAGATCGTCGTCGTCATCACCGGCAAGGACAAGGGCAAGCAGGGCAAGGTTCTGCGGGTCCTGCCCAAGGAGAACCGCGTGGTGGTCGAGGGCGTGAACGTGGTCAAGAAGCACACCAAGCCTTCCGCCAAGAATCCCAACGGCGGCATTATCGAGATGGAGGCGCCGATTCACGCCTCGAACGTGATGTCGCTGGCGAAGATCGAAGCGAAGAAGGCGAAGAAGAAGGGCTAG
- the rplN gene encoding 50S ribosomal protein L14, with protein sequence MIQVQTRLQVADNTGAKELMCIKVLGGSWRRYANIGDVIVCSVKEASPGGVVKKGDVVRAVVVRTKKGLRREDGSYIRFDENAAVILKDDKEPRGTRIFGPVARELRDKEFMKIISLAPEVL encoded by the coding sequence GTGATTCAGGTTCAGACTCGCCTCCAGGTTGCCGACAACACCGGCGCCAAGGAGCTGATGTGCATCAAGGTCCTTGGCGGGTCCTGGCGGCGGTATGCCAACATCGGCGACGTCATCGTCTGCTCGGTCAAGGAAGCCAGCCCGGGCGGCGTGGTGAAGAAGGGCGACGTCGTGCGGGCCGTCGTGGTGCGCACCAAGAAGGGGCTGCGCCGCGAGGACGGTTCCTATATTCGCTTCGACGAGAACGCTGCCGTAATCCTGAAGGACGACAAGGAGCCCCGGGGCACCCGCATCTTCGGCCCGGTGGCGCGCGAGCTGCGCGACAAGGAGTTCATGAAGATCATCTCCCTGGCTCCTGAGGTCCTGTAG
- the rpsQ gene encoding 30S ribosomal protein S17, producing the protein MTAERNLRKTRVGVVTSDKMDKTVVVAVETLVQHPLYKKRVRRTKKFKAHDEHNQCKVGDKVRIMETRPLSKEKRWRVVEIIESAPDYKSAPEV; encoded by the coding sequence ATGACCGCAGAGCGCAATCTTCGCAAGACCCGCGTCGGCGTGGTCACCAGCGATAAGATGGACAAGACCGTCGTGGTTGCCGTCGAAACCCTGGTCCAGCACCCGCTGTACAAGAAGCGCGTCCGCCGGACCAAGAAGTTCAAGGCCCACGACGAGCACAATCAGTGCAAGGTGGGCGACAAGGTCCGGATCATGGAGACCCGGCCGCTCTCCAAGGAAAAGCGCTGGCGCGTGGTCGAGATCATCGAGTCCGCGCCGGACTACAAGTCCGCACCTGAGGTGTAG
- the rpmC gene encoding 50S ribosomal protein L29: protein MKVKEIREMSTEEIKAKVAELKEELFNLRFQLAVNNLENTARIREVRRAIAQCKTVIRERELKAQGEVKA, encoded by the coding sequence ATGAAGGTTAAGGAAATCCGCGAAATGTCCACCGAGGAGATCAAGGCCAAGGTGGCTGAGCTCAAGGAGGAGCTCTTTAACCTCCGGTTCCAGTTGGCGGTCAACAATCTGGAGAACACCGCCCGCATTCGCGAGGTGCGTCGGGCCATCGCACAGTGCAAGACCGTCATCCGCGAGCGGGAGCTGAAGGCCCAGGGGGAGGTTAAGGCATGA
- the rplP gene encoding 50S ribosomal protein L16, translating into MLAPKRVKWRRVHKAVAKLNKGRSKAGNEVVFGDYGLQALEPAFITDRQIEAARVAMTRFIKRGGKVWIKIFPHKALTRKPAEVRMGSGKGAPEVWVAVVKPGRILFELAGVDEETAQEAMRLAAHKLPIKCKFVKREKAVTPAAAETGGEANEG; encoded by the coding sequence GTGCTCGCACCCAAGCGCGTCAAGTGGCGCCGCGTGCACAAGGCGGTGGCCAAGCTGAACAAGGGCCGGTCCAAGGCCGGCAATGAGGTTGTGTTCGGCGACTACGGTCTGCAGGCCCTGGAGCCCGCCTTCATCACCGACCGGCAGATTGAGGCCGCCCGTGTCGCCATGACCCGTTTCATCAAGCGCGGCGGCAAGGTCTGGATCAAGATCTTCCCCCACAAGGCGCTGACCCGCAAGCCTGCCGAGGTCCGTATGGGCTCCGGCAAGGGCGCCCCTGAGGTCTGGGTGGCCGTCGTCAAGCCCGGCCGGATCCTGTTCGAGCTGGCCGGCGTGGACGAGGAGACCGCCCAGGAGGCGATGCGGCTCGCGGCGCACAAGTTGCCCATCAAGTGCAAGTTCGTGAAGCGGGAGAAGGCCGTCACGCCTGCCGCTGCTGAGACGGGTGGTGAAGCCAATGAAGGTTAA
- the rpsC gene encoding 30S ribosomal protein S3 — MGQKVHPKGLRIGIVKDWDTRWYADKRNFSDLLVEDVKIRKYIKKTLYAAGISRIEIERAGGRIRIIVHTAKPGMVIGRQGQGIAELQNQLAQMTGKQISLDVKEIRLPELDAQLVAESIAQQLEKRMSHRRAMKQAIQRAMRLGAQGVRIIVSGRIGGAEIARSERAWEGTVPLHTLRADIDYGFAEADTTFGKIGVKVWIYAGEAAQKAAAGDRRERGERRERGGRRGGRGRGQGGQRMSREERAALERAAIEAGPKPVNREGGQ; from the coding sequence GTGGGTCAGAAAGTACACCCGAAGGGCCTCCGCATTGGCATCGTGAAGGACTGGGACACCCGCTGGTATGCGGACAAGCGGAACTTCAGCGATCTGCTGGTGGAGGACGTCAAGATTCGGAAGTACATCAAGAAGACGCTCTACGCCGCGGGCATCTCCCGCATCGAGATCGAGCGGGCGGGGGGCCGCATCCGCATCATCGTGCACACCGCCAAGCCGGGCATGGTGATCGGCCGCCAGGGCCAGGGCATCGCGGAGCTGCAGAACCAGCTGGCGCAGATGACCGGCAAGCAGATCTCCCTGGACGTCAAGGAGATCCGGCTGCCTGAGCTGGATGCGCAGCTCGTGGCGGAGTCCATCGCGCAGCAGCTGGAGAAGCGGATGTCCCACCGCCGGGCCATGAAGCAGGCGATCCAGCGGGCGATGCGGCTGGGCGCCCAGGGCGTGCGCATCATCGTCAGCGGCCGCATCGGCGGTGCGGAGATCGCCCGGTCCGAGCGTGCGTGGGAGGGCACCGTGCCCCTGCACACCCTCCGGGCCGACATCGACTACGGCTTCGCCGAGGCCGATACGACCTTCGGCAAGATCGGCGTGAAGGTCTGGATCTACGCTGGCGAGGCTGCCCAGAAGGCGGCTGCCGGCGACCGGCGCGAGCGCGGCGAGCGGCGTGAGCGCGGCGGTCGGCGCGGCGGGCGCGGCCGCGGCCAGGGCGGCCAGCGGATGAGCCGCGAGGAGCGCGCGGCCCTGGAGCGGGCGGCAATCGAGGCCGGCCCGAAGCCTGTCAATCGGGAAGGGGGGCAATAG
- the rplV gene encoding 50S ribosomal protein L22, which produces MEVKASARFVRIAPRKVRVVIDLVRGKSVNEALALLKFIPKRASEPVAKVIASAAANAEHNFSLNKDNLYIAKAYVDQGPTLKRYHPRQRGQAFPILKRTSHITVVVKEKEAK; this is translated from the coding sequence GTGGAAGTCAAGGCCAGCGCTCGCTTCGTGCGCATCGCCCCGCGCAAGGTGCGTGTGGTGATCGATCTGGTCCGGGGCAAGAGCGTGAACGAAGCGCTCGCGCTTCTCAAGTTCATTCCGAAGCGGGCCAGCGAGCCCGTCGCCAAGGTGATCGCCAGCGCTGCGGCCAACGCCGAGCACAACTTCAGCCTGAACAAGGATAACCTTTACATCGCCAAGGCGTACGTCGACCAGGGTCCCACGCTGAAGCGCTACCATCCGCGGCAGCGGGGCCAGGCTTTCCCCATCCTGAAGCGCACCTCCCACATCACCGTCGTGGTGAAGGAAAAGGAGGCTAAGTAA
- the rpsS gene encoding 30S ribosomal protein S19, with product MGRSLKKGPYIDPSVEKKILAMNEKGEKKVFKTWARDCTIFPEMVGHTIAVHNGKTHVPVYITEEMVGHKLGEFAPTRTFRGHGGDERSSRVR from the coding sequence ATGGGTCGCTCGCTCAAAAAGGGTCCGTACATCGACCCTTCTGTTGAGAAGAAGATCCTCGCCATGAACGAGAAGGGCGAGAAGAAGGTCTTCAAGACGTGGGCCCGTGACTGCACCATCTTCCCCGAGATGGTCGGCCACACGATCGCGGTCCACAACGGGAAGACCCATGTCCCGGTGTACATCACCGAGGAAATGGTTGGCCACAAGCTGGGTGAGTTCGCTCCGACCCGGACCTTCAGAGGTCACGGTGGGGACGAGAGGTCCAGCCGTGTGCGGTAG
- the rplB gene encoding 50S ribosomal protein L2 translates to MGIKHYKPTSPGIRQMTRHTFEELTSTRPEKSLLERLTRKAGRNVYGRITVRHRGGGHKRMYRIIDFKRNEFDGIPAKVVSIEYDPNRTCRIAKVVYANGAKRYILHPVGLNVGDTVVSGPDADIKVGNALPLENIPVGTIVHNIELYPGRGGQLVRSAGASAQIMAKEGRYALLRLPSGEQRKVLLACRATVGQVGNLEHENIVIGKAGRKRHLGFRPAVRGVVMNPVDHPHGGGEGRSPIGMPSPVTPWGKPTLGYKTRKPNKKSDRLIVSRRKK, encoded by the coding sequence ATGGGAATCAAGCACTATAAGCCCACTTCCCCGGGTATCCGCCAGATGACGCGGCACACCTTCGAGGAGCTGACCAGCACGCGGCCCGAGAAGTCCCTGCTGGAGCGCCTCACCCGGAAGGCTGGGCGCAACGTCTACGGCCGCATCACCGTCCGGCACCGTGGCGGCGGCCACAAGCGGATGTACCGGATCATCGACTTCAAGCGGAACGAGTTCGATGGGATCCCCGCCAAGGTGGTTTCCATCGAGTACGACCCCAACCGCACCTGCCGCATCGCGAAGGTGGTCTACGCCAACGGCGCGAAGCGGTACATTCTCCACCCCGTGGGCCTGAACGTCGGCGATACCGTCGTCTCCGGGCCTGACGCGGACATCAAGGTCGGCAACGCCCTGCCGCTGGAGAACATCCCGGTCGGCACCATCGTGCACAACATCGAGCTGTATCCCGGCCGCGGCGGGCAGCTGGTCCGCTCCGCCGGCGCTTCCGCCCAGATCATGGCGAAGGAAGGGCGCTACGCCTTGCTCCGGCTTCCGTCCGGCGAGCAGCGCAAGGTGCTGCTGGCCTGCCGGGCGACGGTCGGCCAGGTGGGCAACCTGGAGCACGAGAACATCGTCATCGGCAAGGCCGGCCGCAAGCGCCACCTGGGCTTCCGCCCGGCTGTGCGCGGTGTCGTGATGAACCCGGTCGACCACCCGCACGGCGGTGGTGAGGGCAGGTCCCCGATCGGCATGCCGAGCCCGGTCACCCCGTGGGGCAAGCCGACCCTGGGCTACAAGACCCGCAAGCCCAACAAGAAGTCCGACCGGCTGATCGTCAGCCGCCGCAAGAAGTAG
- the rplW gene encoding 50S ribosomal protein L23: MMEARDIILKPLITEKSVAKMSEGKYAFKVRLDANKTQIKQAIEEIFGVTVVRVNTMRVRGKLRRQGKYIGRRSDWKKAIVQLKEGDSIKVFEGL; encoded by the coding sequence CTGATGGAGGCTCGCGACATCATCCTCAAGCCGCTCATCACCGAGAAGAGCGTGGCCAAGATGAGCGAGGGCAAGTACGCCTTCAAGGTCCGGCTGGACGCGAACAAGACGCAGATCAAGCAGGCGATCGAGGAGATCTTCGGCGTGACGGTGGTCCGCGTCAACACGATGCGCGTGCGCGGCAAGCTGCGCCGCCAGGGCAAGTACATCGGGCGCCGTTCCGACTGGAAGAAGGCCATCGTCCAGCTCAAGGAAGGCGACAGCATCAAGGTCTTCGAGGGCCTGTAA
- the rplD gene encoding 50S ribosomal protein L4: MPKVAVYNKEGATVGEITLSDAVFGAEVNPGLLHEVVQMYLANKRQGTADTKTRAEVSGGGRKPWRQKGTGRARHGSIRSPLWRKGGIVFGPHPREYGWSMPKKARRAALRQALSAKVKSGELIVVDKFELEAPKTREVATLLKNLKVDGSAFIVTAQEDVNIYKSARNIPGVRVNAARNLNAYDVLAASKLVFTQDAVAKVEEVLG; encoded by the coding sequence ATGCCGAAAGTGGCCGTTTACAACAAGGAAGGCGCCACCGTCGGGGAGATCACCCTTTCGGACGCCGTCTTCGGGGCTGAGGTGAATCCCGGTCTCCTGCACGAAGTGGTGCAGATGTACCTCGCCAACAAGCGGCAGGGCACCGCGGACACCAAGACCCGGGCTGAGGTTTCGGGCGGCGGCCGGAAGCCGTGGCGCCAGAAGGGCACCGGCAGGGCCCGTCATGGTTCGATTCGTTCGCCCCTGTGGCGGAAGGGCGGCATCGTCTTCGGTCCGCACCCGCGCGAGTACGGCTGGTCGATGCCCAAGAAGGCCCGTCGGGCTGCGCTGCGCCAGGCCCTGAGCGCCAAGGTGAAGAGCGGCGAACTCATCGTGGTTGATAAGTTTGAGCTGGAGGCCCCCAAGACCCGCGAGGTGGCCACCCTGCTCAAGAACCTGAAGGTCGACGGCTCGGCCTTCATCGTGACCGCTCAGGAAGACGTCAACATCTACAAGTCGGCCCGGAACATTCCCGGCGTGCGCGTCAACGCTGCCCGCAACCTGAACGCCTACGATGTGCTCGCGGCCAGCAAGCTCGTGTTCACCCAGGACGCCGTGGCCAAGGTTGAGGAGGTGCTGGGCTGA
- the rplC gene encoding 50S ribosomal protein L3 has protein sequence MQKGILGKKLGMTQIFAPDGKIIPVTVVEAGPCVVVQKKTTATDGYNAVQLGFGEIRETLVNKPLKGHFEKHQVKATRYLREFRLDDVESLNVGDVIKADIFAEGELVDVTGISRGKGFAGGVKRWNFNRGPSSHGSKYHRRPGSLGQRRWARVPKGRKLPGRLGGERVTVLGLRVVKVDPEKNLILIKGAVPGAKGSLITIRDSVKAARAKAKAQ, from the coding sequence GTGCAGAAGGGCATCCTGGGCAAGAAGCTGGGCATGACCCAGATCTTCGCTCCCGACGGGAAGATCATCCCCGTCACCGTGGTTGAGGCCGGGCCCTGCGTCGTCGTCCAGAAGAAGACGACCGCGACGGACGGTTACAACGCCGTTCAGCTCGGCTTCGGTGAGATTCGCGAGACGCTCGTCAACAAGCCCCTGAAGGGGCACTTCGAGAAGCATCAGGTGAAGGCGACCCGCTACCTGCGGGAGTTCCGCCTGGACGACGTGGAGTCGCTCAACGTGGGCGACGTCATCAAGGCCGACATCTTCGCCGAGGGCGAGCTGGTCGACGTCACCGGCATCTCGCGCGGGAAGGGCTTCGCCGGCGGCGTCAAGCGGTGGAACTTCAACCGTGGACCTTCGTCCCACGGCTCGAAATATCACCGGCGTCCCGGTTCGCTGGGTCAGCGCCGCTGGGCGCGCGTGCCGAAGGGCCGCAAGCTGCCCGGCCGGTTGGGCGGCGAGCGGGTCACGGTACTCGGCCTGCGGGTCGTGAAGGTTGACCCCGAGAAGAACCTGATCCTCATCAAGGGCGCCGTTCCCGGAGCGAAAGGCTCCCTGATCACCATCCGCGATTCTGTGAAGGCGGCCCGGGCCAAGGCCAAGGCCCAGTAA
- the rpsJ gene encoding 30S ribosomal protein S10 — MAKQKIRIRLRAFDHKILDSSAAKIVETAIRTGATVSGPIPLPTEKSIYTILTAPNGEKDIREQFEMRTHKRLIDIVEPGSKTVEALMKLDLPAGVDIEIKL, encoded by the coding sequence GTGGCCAAGCAGAAGATCCGCATCCGGCTGCGGGCCTTCGACCACAAGATCCTCGACAGCTCGGCTGCGAAGATCGTCGAAACGGCCATCCGCACCGGCGCGACCGTCAGCGGCCCGATCCCGCTGCCGACGGAGAAGAGCATTTACACGATCCTGACCGCCCCCAACGGTGAGAAGGACATCCGTGAGCAGTTCGAGATGCGCACCCATAAGCGGCTGATCGATATCGTCGAGCCCGGCTCCAAGACCGTCGAGGCCCTGATGAAGCTGGATCTGCCAGCCGGCGTCGACATCGAGATCAAGCTCTAA
- the tuf gene encoding elongation factor Tu has product MAKQRFERTKPHVNIGTIGHVDHGKTTLTAAITKVLAEKGKAQFMAYDAIDKAPEERERGITINTSHVEYETDARHYAHVDCPGHADYVKNMITGAAQMDGAILVVSAADGPMPQTREHILLARQVGVPAIVVFLNKCDMVDDEELLELVELEVRELLNQYEFPGDEIPFIRGSALKALEGDPKYVKAIEELMDAVDSYIPTPQRDADKPFLMPIEDVFTITGRGTVVTGRVERGKCKVGDQVEIVGLREESKTTVVTGLEMFRKILDEVQAGDNVGALLRGIEKKEVERGQVLAKPGSIKPHTKFSGAIYVLTKEEGGRHSPFFNGYRPQFYFRTTDVTGTIKLPEGVEMVMPGDNVEIAVELIHPIAIEEGLRFAVREGGRTVASGRVTKVSE; this is encoded by the coding sequence ATGGCTAAGCAGAGGTTTGAGCGTACCAAGCCGCACGTGAACATCGGCACCATCGGCCACGTCGACCATGGCAAGACCACGCTGACGGCGGCGATCACCAAGGTCCTCGCCGAGAAGGGCAAGGCCCAGTTCATGGCCTACGACGCGATCGACAAGGCGCCCGAGGAGCGGGAGCGCGGCATCACCATCAACACCTCCCACGTGGAGTACGAGACCGACGCCCGGCACTACGCCCACGTCGACTGCCCGGGACACGCGGACTACGTGAAGAACATGATCACCGGCGCGGCCCAGATGGACGGCGCGATCCTGGTGGTCTCCGCCGCTGACGGCCCCATGCCGCAGACCCGTGAGCACATCCTGCTGGCCCGCCAGGTGGGCGTGCCCGCCATCGTGGTCTTCCTGAACAAGTGCGACATGGTCGATGACGAGGAGCTGCTGGAGCTGGTGGAGCTCGAGGTCCGCGAGCTGCTGAACCAGTACGAGTTCCCCGGCGACGAGATCCCGTTCATCCGCGGCTCGGCCCTGAAGGCCCTCGAGGGCGATCCCAAGTACGTCAAGGCCATCGAGGAGCTCATGGACGCCGTCGACAGCTACATCCCGACGCCGCAGCGTGACGCCGACAAGCCGTTCCTGATGCCCATCGAGGACGTCTTCACCATCACCGGCCGCGGTACCGTGGTGACCGGCCGTGTGGAGCGCGGCAAGTGCAAGGTCGGCGACCAGGTGGAGATCGTCGGCCTCCGTGAGGAGAGCAAGACGACCGTCGTCACCGGCCTCGAGATGTTCCGCAAAATCCTGGACGAGGTCCAGGCGGGCGACAACGTGGGCGCCCTGCTGCGCGGCATCGAGAAGAAGGAGGTCGAGCGCGGCCAGGTGCTGGCGAAGCCCGGCTCCATCAAGCCGCACACCAAGTTCTCCGGCGCCATCTACGTGCTGACCAAGGAAGAGGGCGGCCGGCACTCCCCGTTCTTCAACGGCTACCGTCCGCAGTTCTACTTCCGGACCACCGACGTCACCGGCACCATCAAGCTGCCCGAGGGCGTTGAGATGGTCATGCCTGGCGACAACGTGGAGATCGCCGTCGAGCTGATCCACCCCATCGCCATTGAGGAGGGTCTCCGGTTCGCCGTTCGCGAGGGCGGCCGCACGGTGGCTTCCGGTCGGGTGACCAAGGTCAGCGAGTAA
- the fusA gene encoding elongation factor G gives MSRQVSLDRLRNIGIMAHIDAGKTTTTERILFYTGRTHKLGETHEGAATMDFMVQEQERGITIQSAATTCSWKDHRINIIDTPGHVDFTVEVERSLRVLDGAVAVFCAKGGVEPQSETVWRQADKYGVPRLAYVNKMDTIGADFFRVIRMMEERLGARPVPIQIPIGAEDTFRGVVDLVRNVAIMYYDDLGKDIREEPIPEDMRELVEQYRTRMIEAATEADDALMEKYLMGEELTVEEIKRGLRKLTVECKINPVCCGSSYKNKGVQPLLDAIVDYLPSPLDIPPVQGTDPETGEPAERKADDNEPFSALAFKVVSDPYVGKLCFFRVYSGQLKSGSYVLNATKGKRERIGRLVRMHANHREEVEVVETGDIAAAVGLKDTGTGDTLCTDAAPVILESMEFPEPVIQLAVEPKTKADQDKLSTALLKLAEEDPTFRMFTDPETGQTIIAGMGELHLEIIVDRLQREFKVGVNVGKPQVSYRETVRGRVENVEGRFVRQSGGRGQYGHVVINLEPAEPGSGFIFENKIVGGVIPKEFIGPVEQGIKEALQNGVLAGYPMIDVKVELVFGSYHEVDSSEAAFKIAGSMALKAAAQKAQPVLLEPYMRVEVTVPEEYMGDVIGDLNARRGRIEGMEARGNAQVIRAQVPLAEMFGYATDLRSRTQGRGVYSMQFDHYEEVPPNVAKPIIEKAQGKA, from the coding sequence ATGTCTCGGCAGGTATCGCTGGATAGGCTCCGCAACATTGGCATCATGGCGCATATTGACGCCGGCAAGACGACAACGACGGAGCGCATCCTGTTCTACACCGGCCGGACCCACAAGCTGGGCGAGACCCACGAGGGTGCGGCGACCATGGACTTCATGGTGCAGGAGCAGGAGCGCGGTATCACCATTCAGTCCGCTGCTACGACCTGCAGCTGGAAGGACCACCGGATCAACATCATCGACACGCCCGGACACGTGGACTTCACGGTGGAGGTTGAGCGGTCTCTCCGCGTGCTGGACGGCGCGGTGGCCGTCTTCTGCGCGAAGGGTGGCGTGGAGCCGCAGTCCGAGACAGTTTGGCGGCAGGCTGACAAGTACGGGGTGCCCCGTCTGGCCTACGTCAACAAGATGGACACCATCGGCGCGGATTTCTTCCGGGTCATCCGGATGATGGAGGAACGGCTCGGCGCAAGGCCGGTGCCCATTCAGATTCCCATCGGCGCCGAGGACACGTTCCGCGGGGTTGTCGACCTGGTTCGCAACGTTGCCATCATGTACTACGACGACCTGGGCAAGGACATCCGCGAGGAGCCGATTCCCGAGGACATGCGGGAGCTGGTGGAGCAGTACCGCACCCGGATGATCGAGGCGGCGACTGAGGCGGACGACGCCCTGATGGAGAAGTACCTGATGGGCGAGGAGCTGACCGTCGAGGAGATCAAGCGGGGTCTGCGGAAGCTGACCGTGGAGTGCAAGATCAACCCGGTCTGCTGCGGCTCCTCGTACAAGAACAAGGGCGTTCAGCCGCTCCTTGACGCGATCGTCGACTACCTGCCCTCGCCGCTGGACATCCCGCCGGTCCAGGGCACGGACCCCGAGACCGGGGAGCCCGCCGAGCGCAAGGCCGACGACAACGAGCCGTTCTCGGCCCTGGCGTTCAAGGTCGTCTCCGACCCCTACGTCGGCAAGCTCTGCTTCTTCCGGGTGTACTCCGGCCAGCTCAAGAGCGGCAGCTACGTGCTGAACGCCACCAAGGGCAAGCGGGAGCGCATCGGCCGGCTGGTGCGGATGCACGCGAACCACCGGGAAGAGGTCGAGGTCGTCGAGACGGGCGACATCGCCGCCGCAGTGGGTCTGAAAGACACCGGCACCGGCGACACGCTCTGCACCGACGCCGCCCCGGTCATCCTGGAGTCGATGGAGTTCCCCGAGCCGGTCATCCAGCTGGCGGTGGAGCCCAAGACCAAGGCGGACCAGGATAAGCTCAGCACCGCCCTGCTGAAGCTGGCGGAGGAGGATCCGACCTTCCGGATGTTCACCGATCCGGAGACCGGGCAGACCATCATCGCCGGCATGGGCGAGCTGCACCTGGAGATCATCGTCGACCGGCTGCAGCGGGAGTTCAAGGTGGGCGTGAACGTCGGCAAGCCCCAGGTCTCCTACCGGGAGACGGTCCGGGGCCGCGTCGAGAACGTGGAAGGCCGGTTCGTCCGGCAGAGCGGCGGCCGCGGCCAGTACGGCCACGTCGTTATCAACCTGGAGCCCGCCGAACCCGGTTCCGGGTTCATCTTCGAGAACAAGATCGTCGGCGGCGTCATTCCGAAGGAGTTCATCGGCCCGGTGGAGCAGGGCATCAAGGAAGCTCTGCAGAACGGCGTGCTCGCCGGTTACCCGATGATCGACGTCAAGGTCGAGCTGGTCTTCGGCTCGTACCACGAGGTCGACTCCTCGGAAGCGGCCTTCAAGATCGCCGGTTCCATGGCCCTGAAGGCCGCCGCCCAGAAGGCCCAGCCGGTCCTCCTCGAGCCCTACATGCGGGTCGAGGTGACGGTGCCGGAGGAGTACATGGGCGACGTGATCGGCGACCTGAACGCCCGCCGTGGCCGCATCGAAGGCATGGAGGCCCGGGGGAACGCCCAGGTCATCCGGGCGCAGGTACCCCTGGCCGAGATGTTCGGCTACGCGACCGATCTTCGTTCCCGGACCCAGGGCCGTGGCGTCTACTCGATGCAGTTTGACCACTACGAGGAAGTGCCTCCGAACGTGGCCAAGCCAATCATCGAGAAGGCCCAGGGCAAGGCATAA